In Chloroflexota bacterium, a single window of DNA contains:
- a CDS encoding amidohydrolase, protein MGKILIRNADVITLNEQGDILLRTDLTITGDRITSVGNMPAGFVPDEIIDATDHVLMPGFFNCHTHSPMTFERGWAEDLPFDRWLNEKIWVAESALTPEDVRWGAYLAAAEMIRSGTVDFADHYFYMDEVAEVVEEAGLKALLAWCVFGMGADSEVGTDLEGSIDFIERWQDAAHGRIKTTLGPHSPYACPPEFLRTVVARARELGLGLHLHVAEFPEQRETSLKKHGLTPIAYLEKLGVLDVPVIAAHAIYADDEDLAILAKHKVTVVQCPTTHMKLGMGVTRVPEMLAAGVNVALGTDGPASGNALDMLREVQLAVLLQRHAHADPTALPGDLPLRLASQRGAQAMGFTESGVVAPGRPADLILLDFRHAHLRPRHNLLANVIFAAKIPDIRCVIVDGQILLRDGKLTTLDEERILHEAEQRAFRMVGQEMRIMRAYET, encoded by the coding sequence ATGGGCAAAATCCTCATCCGAAATGCAGATGTCATCACGCTGAACGAGCAGGGTGACATTTTACTTCGCACCGATTTGACGATCACGGGCGACCGCATCACCTCTGTCGGAAACATGCCTGCCGGATTCGTGCCCGACGAGATCATTGACGCTACCGACCACGTCTTGATGCCCGGATTCTTCAATTGTCATACCCACTCGCCCATGACTTTCGAGCGAGGCTGGGCCGAGGATCTGCCATTCGATCGCTGGCTCAACGAGAAGATCTGGGTGGCCGAATCAGCGCTGACGCCAGAGGACGTGCGCTGGGGCGCGTACCTGGCCGCCGCCGAGATGATTCGTTCGGGGACAGTGGACTTTGCTGACCACTATTTCTATATGGACGAGGTAGCCGAAGTAGTCGAGGAGGCAGGTCTCAAGGCGCTGTTGGCTTGGTGTGTATTTGGCATGGGTGCAGACAGCGAGGTCGGCACAGATCTGGAGGGCAGCATTGACTTCATCGAACGTTGGCAAGACGCGGCTCACGGACGTATCAAGACCACCTTGGGCCCTCATTCACCTTATGCCTGTCCACCAGAATTTCTTCGCACCGTGGTGGCTCGGGCCAGAGAGTTAGGCTTGGGACTGCATCTCCACGTAGCGGAATTCCCGGAGCAACGCGAAACCTCTTTAAAGAAACATGGCCTGACACCCATCGCCTATCTGGAGAAGTTAGGCGTCCTCGACGTACCAGTCATAGCCGCACATGCGATCTATGCGGATGACGAGGACCTTGCTATCCTGGCGAAGCACAAGGTGACGGTCGTGCAGTGCCCCACCACGCACATGAAATTGGGCATGGGCGTCACACGAGTGCCCGAGATGCTTGCCGCTGGTGTGAACGTAGCATTGGGCACCGACGGGCCTGCTTCGGGCAATGCCCTGGATATGCTCCGGGAAGTGCAATTGGCCGTATTATTGCAACGCCATGCCCACGCCGATCCCACGGCATTGCCCGGTGACCTCCCCTTACGCCTGGCCAGTCAGAGGGGCGCCCAGGCAATGGGCTTCACTGAAAGCGGTGTAGTTGCTCCTGGCCGCCCGGCCGATCTCATACTGCTGGATTTCCGCCATGCGCATCTGCGTCCTCGCCACAACTTACTCGCCAATGTGATCTTCGCGGCTAAGATCCCAGACATCCGCTGCGTCATCGTGGATGGCCAAATCCTCCTACGCGATGGCAAACTGACTACTTTGGACGAGGAGCGCATTTTGCACGAGGCTGAGCAGCGTGCTTTCCGCATGGTCGGACAAGAAATGCGCATTATGCGAGCCTATGAAACTTAA
- a CDS encoding septum formation initiator family protein: MPTATRSDSPSLAQLLSVLACTLVIFFVISFVGKAIEAYQLQRQVSLLEAQVKALEKEGAALEDQLEYVRSDAYVEKVVREQLKWSRPGETVFLPLPRLANRTQASPLPTTPAGPALVTTPQWQSHWPEWWALLFGSR, from the coding sequence ATGCCAACTGCAACACGTTCTGATAGCCCATCACTGGCACAATTGTTGAGCGTGCTGGCTTGCACACTGGTCATCTTTTTCGTCATCTCATTCGTGGGCAAAGCAATCGAAGCCTACCAGCTCCAGCGCCAGGTGAGTTTGTTAGAGGCGCAGGTGAAGGCTTTGGAAAAAGAGGGGGCTGCCTTAGAAGATCAATTGGAATACGTGCGGAGCGACGCTTACGTCGAGAAGGTGGTTCGTGAGCAACTGAAGTGGTCTCGTCCCGGCGAGACCGTTTTCTTGCCCTTGCCGCGCTTGGCCAATAGGACCCAGGCATCCCCTCTTCCGACCACACCAGCTGGCCCGGCCTTAGTAACGACACCACAGTGGCAATCCCATTGGCCGGAATGGTGGGCCCTTCTATTTGGTAGTCGTTGA